One window from the genome of Elaeis guineensis isolate ETL-2024a chromosome 5, EG11, whole genome shotgun sequence encodes:
- the LOC105045323 gene encoding elongation factor 1-beta 2 produces MAVSFSNLYTETGLKTLEEFLSGKTYISGDQISRDDIKVFAAVSKKPGGEFPNVCRWYESVSSIIAPRFPGVAIGVNIAGHAAPSAAAPAADTAKASEDDDDLDLFGDETEEEKAAAEEREAAVKASSKKKESGKSSVLLDIKPWDDETDMKKLEEAVRSIEMPGLLWGASKLAPVGYGIKKLQIMLTIVDDLVSIDNLIEEHLTVEPCNEHVQSCDIVAFNKI; encoded by the exons ATGGCGGTCTCCTTCTCTAATCTCTACACGGAAACCGGCCTCAAAACCCTTGAAGAATTTCTCTCCGGCAAGACCTACATCTCTGG AGATCAAATTAGCAGAGATGATATCAAAGTCTTTGCAGCAGTATCGAAGAAGCCAGGAGGGGAGTTTCCAAATGTTTGCCGTTGGTACGAGAGCGTGTCTTCGATTATTGCTCCAAG ATTTCCCGGTGTAGCTATTGGAGTCAACATCGCAGGTCATGCTGCACCATCAGCTGCTGCCCCTGCAGCAGACACTGCAAAG GCCTCAGAGGATGATGATGATCTAGATCTTTTTGGTGATGAGACAGAGGAGGAGAAGGCGGCTGCTGAGGAGCGGGAGGCGGCTGTTAAAGCGTcttcaaagaagaaagaaa GTGGAAAGTCATCTGTCCTTCTGGATATCAAGCCTTGGGATGATGAAACCGACATGAAGAAGCTGGAGGAGGCTGTTCGCAGCATTGAGATGCCAGGCCTCTTATGGGGAGCAT CAAAGCTTGCCCCTGTGGGCTATGGCATCAAGAAGCTGCAGATCATGTTGACCATTGTAGATGACCTCGTGTCAATTGACAACCTTATTGAGGAGCATCTCACGGTGGAGCCTTGTAATGAACATGTTCAGAGCTGTGACATTGTGGCCTTCAACAAAATCTAG
- the LOC105045335 gene encoding uncharacterized protein — MLAGAKIALRTKPRGSSSSPRPRTPERRRHRPCKPAIPFLAELKSIPDPAAALRHLLSASPRFHDHPSCAALVYRLARARLFSHLDSLLHFLRSQQIPCKESVFNSLIHHFGKAGLPDRAFRLFLDLPSFNCPTAPSLQTLNFLLNSLVDNGRLDDARGLLDRCSDFHIRPNTVSYNIILKGSCCKKDGLEEARQVFDEMVKRGVRPSFVTYNILIGFLSRNGDVNMGLRLKEEMSEKGTHPNAVTYALLMEGLCLEGKYDAAKKMMFDMEYQGCKTKVVNYGVLMSDCARRGDFEGMEGLLAEMKRRKIKPDVAIYNILINYLCFEGRVDEAYKVLVEMQIKGCEPGAATYRMMLDGFCRVKEFKKALGVLSAMLASKHCPRVESFRCLAMGLCEGGRLDDACFVLEEMEKKKVGLDGEGWCVLVEAVCGSHGSGNELLGELTCAKFLQNGEGEG; from the coding sequence ATGCTGGCCGGGGCAAAGATAGCACTGCGAACCAAACCCCGCGGCTCCTCGTCCTCCCCTCGCCCTCGAACACCAGAACGGCGCCGGCACCGACCTTGTAAGCCCGCCATCCCCTTCCTCGCCGAGCTCAAATCCATCCCCGACCCCGCCGCCGCCCTCCGCCACCTCCTCTCCGCCTCCCCCCGCTTCCACGACCACCCTTCCTGCGCCGCCCTCGTCTACCGCCTCGCCCGCGCCCGCCTCTTCTCTCACCTCGACTCCCTCCTTCATTTCCTCCGATCCCAACAAATCCCCTGCAAAGAATCCGTCTTCAACTCCCTCATCCACCATTTCGGCAAAGCCGGTCTCCCCGACCGAGCCTTCCGCCTCTTCCTCGACCTCCCTTCCTTCAACTGCCCTACCGCCCCCTCCCTCCAGACCTTGAACTTCCTTCTCAATTCCCTTGTCGACAATGGCCGCCTCGACGATGCCCGAGGATTGCTCGACCGGTGCTCCGACTTCCATATACGTCCGAATACCGTCTCTTATAATATAATCCTCAAAGGAAGCTGCTGCAAAAAGGATGGACTTGAAGAAGCCCGTCAAGTGTTTGACGAAATGGTCAAGAGAGGGGTCAGGCCGTCGTTTGTCACTTATAATATACTCATCGGGTTCCTTAGTAGGAACGGGGACGTGAACATGGGTTTGAGGTTGAAAGAGGAGATGAGTGAGAAGGGAACGCACCCGAATGCAGTCACCTATGCTTTGTTGATGGAAGGATTGTGCTTGGAGGGGAAGTATGATGCTGCGAAGAAGATGATGTTCGACATGGAGTACCAGGGTTGCAAGACTAAGGTGGTGAATTATGGGGTTTTGATGAGTGATTGCGCGAGGAGAGGCGATTTTGAAGGGATGGAAGGGCTGCTTGCGGAGATGAAGAGGAGGAAGATCAAGCCGGATGTTGCGATTTATAACATTTTGATCAACTACTTGTGTTTCGAAGGTAGAGTTGATGAGGCTTATAAGGTATTGGTGGAGATGCAGATTAAGGGATGCGAGCCCGGTGCGGCGACATATCGGATGATGCTTGATGGGTTTTGTAGGGTGAAGGAGTTCAAGAAGGCGTTAGGAGTTCTGAGCGCAATGCTGGCGAGCAAGCATtgcccgagggtggagagcttcAGGTGCTTGGCAATGGGGCTTTGTGAGGGTGGGAGGTTGGatgatgcttgttttgttttggaggagATGGAGAAGAAAAAGGTGGGGTTGGATGGTGAAGGATGGTGTGTCTTGGTTGAGGCTGTTTGTGGGAGTCATGGGAGTGGGAATGAGCTTTTAGGTGAGTTAACTTGTGCAAAATTCCTGCAGAATGGGGAGGGAGAagggtaa